In one Culex quinquefasciatus strain JHB chromosome 2, VPISU_Cqui_1.0_pri_paternal, whole genome shotgun sequence genomic region, the following are encoded:
- the LOC119767808 gene encoding signal recognition particle 14 kDa protein has translation MVLLSNDEFLTQLTLLAQSARADSSFTLTIKRYDGHDRPKPREGNPPLPKPAEYQCLIRAKSRSRKLATVVRHDDVAKFMESYSKVLKSSMDGLKKIKKVKNKAKAAQG, from the exons ATGGTTCTGCTGAGCAACGATGAA TTCCTGACACAGCTCACACTGCTGGCCCAGTCGGCCCGGGCCGATTCTTCCTTCACGCTAACGATAAAACGAT ACGACGGCCACGACCGACCGAAGCCCCGCGAGGGCAACCCCCCGCTGCCAAAGCCCGCCGAGTACCAGTGTCTGATCCGGGCGAAATCGCGCTCCCGCAAGCTCGCCACCGTCGTCCGGCACGACGACGTGGCCAAATTTATGGAATCCTACTCGAAGGTGCTCAAGTCCAGCATGGACgggctgaaaaaaatcaaaaaggtgAAGAACAAGGCCAAGGCAGCGCAAGGATAG
- the LOC6043301 gene encoding UPF0193 protein EVG1 homolog: MDWPSARVAQGGMWHTGKAKYTKETQDLIKVLMEEAKLTILQRNKINYHLRTGEPLPPPKEPKFEQEYSNFLPAAVPRKNIKKRSLSTIIESGAFDVEKYPGPGKECKPPLERLKLQLQEQMAGCKLLPDDGRRRKRIARRASDGELDGLTPDREAELLEEINERVEWLAEMEALGEGKKHRQVIHAQIADRLNEIKRLERANSKQSDTPPEI; encoded by the exons ATGGATTGGCCAAGCGCGCGAGTGGCCCAGGGTGGCATGTGGCACACCGGAAAGGCCAAGTACACCAAGGAGACGCAGGATCTGATTAAAG TCCTCATGGAGGAAGCCAAGCTGACCATCCTGCAGCGCAACAAAATCAACTACCATCTGCGCACCGGCGAACCGCTCCCACCTCCCAAGGAACCCAAGTTCGAGCAAGAGTACAGCAACTTCCTGCCGGCGGCTGTTCCGCGCAAAAACATCAAGAAACGCTCGCTGTCGACCATCATCGAGAGTGGCGCGTTCGACGTGGAAAAGTACCCGGGACCGGGCAAGGAGTGCAAACCGCCGCTCGAGCGACTCAAACTGCAGCTGCAGGAACAGATGGCCGGCTGCAAGCTGCTGCCGGACGACGGGCGGCGTCGCAAACGGATCGCGAGGCGAGCGAGCGATGGGGAGTTGGACGGGTTGACGCCCGATCGGGAAGCGGAAC ttttggagGAAATCAACGAACGCGTCGAGTGGTTGGCCGAAATGGAAGCGCTGGGCGAGGGAAAGAAGCATCGCCAGGTAATCCACGCCCAGATCGCGGATCGTCTCAACGAAATCAAACGGCTCGAGAGAGCGAATTCCAAGCAGAGCGATACACCGCCAGAGATTTAA